The following is a genomic window from Rutidosis leptorrhynchoides isolate AG116_Rl617_1_P2 chromosome 8, CSIRO_AGI_Rlap_v1, whole genome shotgun sequence.
tgccatgattgcccgtacttgactttaattgcccgaaacatctttgtgacacacgaaacttacacgaataatattttcaagtattatttacatttatgattaagttttattaatcattttgattaactatggttattaattagttacatgggctttaattggattaatttgttaattaattgaacttgggccttaattagtgttaatggacttaagaagcccaccctacctCTTTTATGGATTAATTAAGCCCATTACTTCATGTAAGTAGTCCATTTAACTATAACTAGTTTGATTAAGGTAAatgggaatctagttacttgttcttcccATGTAAACACCCTTAGTATCCAACCTTTTAAGGCTTTAACATGCTTAATCTTGTGGACAATCCCCTCCCTCCCTTTTTCACCTAAACTGTCGGCCTAAGTAACTCAAGAGGgagtttttatttcatttattttGTATTACTTCTAATCacatttctctcattcaaacacacacaaaaaaaacacttccaactttctctcttttctctttagTTCTTGAAAGTAACTTGAAgcttttcttcctttctttttccATGTAAAACCGTAGCAAGCTAcacattcttcatcatcatcttttgtttattgttactagtctttgattattatttacttacttgtagttacttGTTGTTGATTATTACTCATCCTTAGTTGTTTACTTAATATTTTCAAGAATCAACTCattagtttgattctccatattATCTTGtctttacaagaacaaacaagaacataagctttctagttatgttctacacttgttgttttaaaaagatttaagttcatgtgttgtgaaagcatacttgtaattcatgttagtaaactttaaagtttactttcttaaagatcaaacattagtttgaatctttaaagtatgaacaacccatgaactagttacttgtttacttagcttgtttctttatattatgcactttaaattcatgtttgttggttaagattggtcaagtgttactagttaactttgatctcattaatcttgaactaaaagttaactttaaaagttcaagaacatgtaagtaagttttctttaattataactttgtacacttatgttagatctagacttttgagtcttggatcttcaagatcaaactaagaactatgttctacaacttaagatcttgatttcataagttcactttcaagtttgtaacttattattagttttaatgttcatgtatgtgttagatctaagactttgatgtaactttggttcatcaaaacacttgcaacacttaagtgagttgtgcttcatgtcttagacttatactagggttatgatggtcaaaccttagtgaaaatgatgcaaacacatcaacaagttgtacacttgaagctatatgcatcaaggatgagaaccatgataagcatcgagcaccaagaaccaccggaacctactgaccctactattTTACTATTACtctgtctgacccgtatgacctgggctactgtaattatgattttcagatagctctattcgagtagataacttttcatataggactcgtcttaatctgagttacgttttaggatttatggccctccgatcgtcactatgtccatttaacgttgtgctgaaaattctgacctactcgcacttagaccgtcgccacggtcaaacgaagacgagtttgcttctgtactttttaccacaactaaaggactcatatacggagccatggccactggtctcaccttattttagtaggtgtacaggccgtggtgactgaccgaactcagcctttgttttaaactcctttcatggacgaaacttactttacaccttttgtttaaagatgaatgatgatgacctttaagaccttatttacatacttttaaaccttttcggacgatttactgacttagtactatttgacttaggttgaggacctgtttggacaaccttcattacttgcttactttccgagtcatactttaccgctactttatcattgtgagttatagcattccctttttactttaacttattttgggaactgagaatacatgcggattttatgttttaaatactaggcatgagtacttaaactttatatatgtgtgggttatataacggcagaaacattccctttagctcggtaacgtttagtcattggtttttgaaccggtgaacgcgaatcttagatatggatacatagggtttgacatccccactcgggctagtagcactagcatttaacgagtgtttaatacttcgtaaacatacgcacttgccaagtgtactttcagggggtataaacgttaagttagttaccaagtgcccacggttaacatatactttatcatactgttttgaaacgctctttgtagcactgaaatctcgtgtccTACCTTACatgctgttatacttaaactatagctcaccaacctttgtgttggcatttttaagcatgtttttctcaggtgcttaaggttatttgcttccgttgTCGTGCTagtttgccgtagacacccgctgctctagtgttatcaccgcatgaactgtttatcttgcattaaaactttaatacttttgaactatgttttgtaacgacctaagggtcacatacatttattcatgcttactattcgtagaagcatactgttggtgtaaaacaattgacgtcggttatgacatcatctttttatcgtgaatgcaacttcttttatcaaagcatatagtacttaaccttgtaatgatcctgttgttgatgatttgtacacgatggttttgtacggggcatcacacctaCCTCGCACGCATATGCTCGTGCGCTTCTTTAATTGCTTCTGCTAAAGTATTGGGGACCTTCATGCACAGACGCTTCCATAGGGTAAGATGTCTTTCCCTGCAGAGCCCATGACTAAACCCGAACACTATTTGGCTTTCTGGCAGACCCGCCATCTTAGATACTTACTTTGTATAGCGATCAATAAACTGACCAAGAGATTCTCTTGTCCCTTGCCTAATATCATGACACTCTACATGCACCCTCTTTAGAGCGCGCATGTTATGGAAATTCAGCAGGAAGCGGCGCGAAGATCTCTATACGAGCTACCGAGGGGAGATGATAAATTTTTGAACCATTCTCTCGCAACACCTTGAAGTAAAGTTAGAAATTTAAGACACTTGATTTCATCATTCCACGCTTTTGCACGGGTAGTCCCTTCATATCTTTGTAAAAAATATCGGAATCCGTCGTGCCATCGTACCATCCCATACTCAACGGGATAACTGGTGGTGACGAGGGCACGTAGTTAGCGATGTGGGGTGCGAACTTTTCATTAACAGGTGCGACCTCCATAAAAGGTTTAACTTTATGGCCCATCATCCCGGCATAAATTTTTTTTAAGATTTCTTCGCCCCGGTTAGGCACGTTGAATGCCTTGGCATATTCATCTGGCACTGCTCCAGCGAAGATGTTGAGCAAAATTTCATGACTCTTCTTTCTATCCTCATGCGCAGAACTGCAGGGGTGCTCGGACGAACGACCTGGGTAAAGAAAGTAGAAATTTTTGGGATCGGCGGGGTATCTCACCGGAAGTGCACATTATCAAGTGGAGTCTTGACATTTGTCGGCTCGTTGAGCTCGATGTTTTCCTTGTACAACCACTCGCATGGACTTACAAGTGTCATGATCCGCCTAGTATTAACTGTTGACTTTGGCATTGAATATATAGGGATAAACCCCACCGTTGTAATTGGGGTTTCCTTCTTGAATCCAGCTTCTTCGTCTTCTTCGTCATCCTCATCACTTGGCATCCAATATGCAGGTTTCTTAGGTGGAACCTCTTCGAATACAAGTGGGATAGTGTTTGACGACTTTTTTGCTTTCTCAGAGGACTTGTCTCCCCTTACATCAGGTTTCTTTTGTGAAGTAGGTGTTTTCTCCTGGTTTTTTGGTCCGGTCAGGCCGAATGCCTGATGAAGGACTGATCATTACCAGACTTGTTTCGTCCTCCCATAGCTTTGTACCTGTTACAGGAACGAACCATAAAAAGATCAGAAGCTTGAAAGTTAATCGTTCATAACAAACAAACTCCTTATGCAGTTCTATTTATGGTCCCacagatggcgccatttgatcgaACATAATTCTATCGCAGAGGACTGATCATATGTTGAGTACCATGAGGGAGTGTTTAAGAACATTATAGTGTTAATCTCCGGTCAATGGTTACCGTGGATAACCCTTATTGAGATGTTGATCTACAAAAGGGTGATTAACGACTTAGTTCACCATTAATGGCTTAGCCGTAATAATGGCCACTTGGGTGGTTTTGTAGGGTTACAGTTCATAATGAACATACCTGTTACCGTGAAGTGTTTTATAGATGCAATCGTTAGTCAAGTAATACAGAAAACGGTGATTGTTATTCGATCCTTCTGAGCTAGGTTTAGGGTTATATTTAtagctaaaccctaaccctagatgtaTCCTTAAATGACTCTAGATCCTCCCATATCAATCCCATAAATATAGGAATTATAGTTAGGAACATGATTTCAATTATTTCAGGATAAGATATGATTCATTAGCCATCTTACTTATTTACTAAGCAAGAGTTTACCGGATGCGCGCAATAGACACAATGCGGGACATGGTATACGTGCAACTAGCACGTGATACGCAAGATGCACTAGGCGCAGAGGTACGCGTATCATTACTCGTGTTGTCGAGCTAGCAACGAAAGAGAAGTGGTATCTGCATAAGATTGAAACTTTAACCAATTCCGAGACAGCCTTAAAAGAACAGCTTCAAATAATCAACAATGAAACGAGGCGCATTGCTGCAGGTATGCCAAAGATTGTGAAGAGTGCCTTTAGTTCTGAAGCACTGACCAGATCATTCGTTTAGTTTATTACCATTGCGCTAGATGTTGAACGGATAAAGTTCCTTGAAACACTGAAGAAAAAGGTGCCTAATTTTCCTGATCCACTGCTGGATGTTATTACTTCACAATTGAAGCCAGATGCTATTGATAGGGTTAGAGTAGTAGGGGATCAAATAGAGCATTTGTCATTCCCTGAATTAGAAAGTGTGTGTAATAACCcttctgtgacgacccaaaaatttccgaccaaatttaaacttaatctctatatggtttcgacatgataagcaaagtctactaaattgaatttcaattttttttttgaacttatttatgaaatcatttgaccttcgaccagttccgacgattcacgaacaattaattgtaacttgataggtgtgtatatatatatatatatatatatacacatttataaataataattggaaacataattttaaatattgtatattattgttactaaaatttatttatgtaaataaaaataaaaaaaggatattataataattattatttaaaatatatctctatatataaataaagtatattaaaaataaatattaaatgattgtaatactcgtttgatgtttcgattgatattaagcaagttaaattcaaacttatgtagttTTAAagtaaatggtgatccgaaaatgagttatataaattataggcttacttaaaatatatttaggaactaattgttgaattttaaaactttttatattttacttagggttgggagtgagtaattaatgtaatttttatttggtAGTTACTgactgaattctataccataatgactgatataaataaagattattacagtaaaaatttagaatttttctgaatacttttatccgccactgattaacaacggagtacgatataataTCAGTAATTTTAGCGTCGGCAGAGAAACAAAAAAATTCATCCGTGACTTGATTTAATAATTAATGGAGTCACTGTTTTTGTCACTCTTTACATATATTGCAAAATTACATACATGCATATAATATAGATTCACATATACATCAACTAATCACTTACACCCACTACTACTTTTCCTGACTCCTATTATGTGATATTAAATCATCAAACACCACACAAACAATTGatcatctatcacatatttttcttTTACTACACCTACTCTCATTAACTTAACCCACCTTTAAAATCACCAATGAAACCCACTCAAGATAGCCACCTCTAAACCAAACGAACCCTTCATGtttcattattttattttttttcttttttccatCTTTCCTTTTGTTTTTCTGTGACAGCCAAAACCCAAAATGAACCACAAACTTCGAATCTACTTCCTTCTTCTTCTCTGTCGTGATCATCCTAACACCTTCAATTATTTCTGTTTCTTTGTTGATCACTACAACCGGCCACTTCCATCCAATCATAACCGCCACCATCAACAACCGTCacctagttctttctctctcttctCTCGATCAAGAAACCCACCATCATAACCTCTGTATTTTTTTTGTTCATCTTCAACCATCGACCAAACTGCTGCTATATTTCTGTCCTAACACCACACAATCACCACCTACAGCCACTGCTGTAGCTGTTATTATTTTTCTGAACAAAACACGCCACCCTCATCATCAtagaacccaaaaacccatttgTGAATTGTTGCTACTGCTGCATATGGTGATGACGATGGATATGATGGATGATGATGTGACGGTGATATGATGATGGTGACGATGAAGAATGATGGTAGGATGATGAAATGGAAAAGATGATCATGATGTTAAAAGATgataaaaattgatgaagatgatgaatcgtGATTTTTATGATGATACCGTTTGTTCAGCTGGGTGTTCCTGtccttttctatttttattttaaacatcgATGAAGCAGCTACCATAATTTGATCAGGCTGATGTAACTCGCTTCTGTTTCTTCTATTATAACGATATTAAATGATATGGTGAAGGTAATGAGCAACGATGGTGAAATGATTagtttatgattataattatgattatgttaaaattatgattatgatgataattagTGTGATGGCGATGTTAATTGTAAATATGATAGATATGGGTGGAAGATGGGTATTATAGATGATGATAAAGGTtgaatgaggatgatgatgattctgtaaaatataaaatgatgataatggtggcAGAGACATTCGATTTAAAGAAGTTAAGGTGTTAGTTAATTCAAGGAAGTAACAAACGTATCAATGGTTCAGGGTGTTAGTTGGTTTACGGGTTGGTTGTGAGTTCGATCCCAGGCtacaataaatttttttttatgattatATTGGTGCATGTTACTGTAGTAGACCAACTACACAAGCCCAACTCGATCATCTAAACTGCTAATGCTTGCTGGGCCGTTTTGGTTTTCTACTCGAGTTAAATCATGTAAACCCAACGATAACAGGGTAAAATAATTAAATATGGGGAAAAACTCAAAACAGTTGAACAATTagttggttaagggtgtttgtgattaacgagaggtcgtgggttcgagcccgggcataggcattatttttggaactttttcttgaggtagttttacttattattattatttttattagtattatcattattattattattattattattattattattattattattattattattattattattattattattattattattattatcatcatcattattatcattgttattaaaagtatcattataataaaaattatcataaaaattatcatttttattaaaactatcattttatttatgattattagtactattattattatttttatcactaacatgatttttattattaacattattttgtcAAGTAAAtaatacataaaaacatatttgatacataattataAGGAATAAACACACTAAAattcattatataaatattacatacaaaatttttttgattacttatatacatattcatataactatatgaataaatattaatttttattatatacaaaataaatatatataacagataatttaagataaataatatatatattgggatttagtataaattctatataaactacaacactaaatatataaataacatataATTACTAGATCGAATtatttgatttttcattatatgttttaatatatataactgatttaggttcgtgaatctgaggccaaccctgcattgttcagaattatcgtatgcatatttttacaataaaatatcgtattgtgagtttcatttgctccctttttaaatacttttgcaatatatatttttgggactgagaatacatgcgctgtttttataactgttttacgaaatagacacaagtaatcgaaactacattctatggctggattattaaaccgaatatgcccctttttagtctggtaatctaagaattagggaacagacaccctaattgacgtgaatcctaaagatagatctattgggcccaataggccccatccaaagtaccggatgctttagtacttcgaatttatcatgtccgaagggagtcccggaatgatggggatattctatatgcatcttgttaaggtcggttaccaggtgttcactatatgaattatTTTatttctatgcagtttgcgaaatgcctgatatgagatttatgtttatggaaaaatgaaatcttgtggtctattaaaattatggaaatgatcgattatgataaactaatgaactcaccaaccttttggttgacactttaaagcatgtttattctcaggtattaaaaaaatattccgctgtgcattaactcattttaaggatattacttggagtcattcatggcatattttgaaagacgttgcattcgagttgagttcatcaagattattattaagtcaattatagttggatatattatgaaatggtatgcatgccttcaacttttgatgaaatgaaagtttgtcttttgaaaacgaatgcaatgtttgtaaaaggtatcatatagaggtcaagtacctctcgatgtaaccaaatgtaatgtattcgtcccgatggattaggacgggttgttataccTTCTACATCGGTGGACGATATTTTGAATTTGAAATTGTGATATGTAATGTTGTATTATGTTTGGAATATGAatggttaatatatatatatattctattactTTGTAGTTGTTGTGCCAAAGATTTACATGTTTGATTATAAGAATCAAATATGGTGGCTAGTCATGCATTATTTCTAGTTTTTTACGTCACGACGGTCATAGATACAATCTATTACCTGGATGCTCAACGGAGTTCTATGTCATCCGCTGCCATTTCAACCCTTTGTGTATGATTGAACTTCTGCTACCGAGAACAAATTCTCTTCTGTGGGGATGAATGACACACAAGTTTGTGAGATCTGattaaaaatccttggccggataaaaaaaATGAATATTGTGTTATAAGAATAATTGTTTCAATTCTTATTACTTAAATAAATTTTTTCATTTATGATTGCATCTCATATTCATAATAGTTGATCAGGCTATTTGAATATGCAATaatacgcataaaatttctttaaactcatTGCATTCCATGTTCGCTGCATTTCTTCGCCGGAAGGCGCTGCAAGGGTATAGGATCCATTAGGATGTGCCCGTATGATCTTGTATGGCCCTTCCCATCGTGGCCCCAACTTCCCTTGTTTTGCTTGTCTGCTTGCTTCATTGTCCCTTAACACCAAAGCTCCTTCTTTGAATTGCACATGCTTTACCCTTTTATTGTAATATTTTGTCATTCGCTGCTTAGCATCCGCTTGACGGATAGCGGCCATGATACGCCTCTCTTCCAACAAGTTCAAATTTTTCCGCAAGACGGATGAATTGTTTTCAACATCAAATGCCAAAACCCTATGCATTGGTACACggattttgaaaggacccgttcatatagattataaacgattcacaatagttgattacattgcgtggttctgacctctatatgttacatttgacaaacattgcattctttttaaaagacaactttcatgtCAATGAAAGTTTACAAAATGCATACCAATGATACTATAATGTTTCCCAAATATGTTTGACTAATCTAACATTCATCTATcaacaatctttttgaactcaaatgatttgaatgcaacgtcttttgaaatatgccatgaatgactccaaataatatctttaaaacgagTAAATGCACAAcgggagatttctttaatacctgagaataaacatgcttaaaagtgtcaaccaaaaggttggtgagttcatttgtttatcaatatcaatcatttccatcattttaatagcccacaagatttaatttttatagttaactgcaggaacactcatctgcaaaaattatcATACATGAATACTcatatgtataaaaatcattcatactattaaacacctggtaaccgacattaacaaaatgcatctagaatatccccaaatgagatgacccgtcctaattcataaggacgaatacaataacatatgcttacattgcgagttatttgacctctatatgatacattttacaaacattgcattcgtttttgaaagacaaactttcattacatcaaaagttgacaggcatgcataccatttcataatatccaaactataaatgacctaatctgtcatttacttaataaaaatctttattgaactcaacgacttgaatgcaacgtcttttgaaatatgtcatgaatgattccaagtaatatctataaaatgagcaaatgcacagcggaagatttctttaatacctgagaataaacatgcttaaaattgtcaaccaaaaggttggtgagttcattagtttgtcataatcattcatttccatcattttaatagaccacaagatttgcgatatttaattgtacacgtaacccgagtacaaaatagtacgcataacctgcgaattaaaaatcattcatatggtgaacgcttgataaccaaactaataggatgcatatagaatatccccatcattccgggactctcatcggatatgataatcgaagtactaaagcattagtacccagaatgggacttgtcaaggtccatagatctatctttaggattcacgtcaattggtggcaattataataaacaccaattcttaggctaccaagctaaaaaggggcatattcgattcgataatccaaccatagaatgtagttttgattacttgtgtctatttcgtaaaacttttataaaagcagcgcatgtattctcagtgccaaaaatatatattgcaaaagcatttaaaactggagtaatgaaactcacaatactgtattttgtagtaaaaatacatatgatggcattgaacatgtAGTGACCcagacttttccatgtttatatatattaaataaaattgatattttcatgattaagtgtttccaacatgttaagcaatcaaacttattaagacttgattaattgaaataggtttcatatagacatttgatcacccaagttgaccggcgattcacgaactttaaacttgtaaaaactatatgatgacacacacacacacacacacacatatatatatatatatatatatatatatatatatatatatatatatatatatatatatatatatatatatatatatatatatatatatatatatatatatatatatataacatgatagtatgataactaagtatctcactaggtatattaacaatgagtgatatacataaaaatgagtttattgaattaagaaactcgaaatgatatatataacgattatcgttatatacaacgtcttactaaatacctatgaatcatattaatatattgatacactatgataaacatgataaatgataagtaaacatatcattaagtgtattcacaatgaactacatatgtaaaaacaagactactaacttaaggatttcgaaacgagacatatatgtaacgattatcgttgtaacgacatttaaatgtatatatatcatattaagatatattaatacatcataatatcatgataatgtaataatttaacatctcat
Proteins encoded in this region:
- the LOC139864014 gene encoding uncharacterized protein; its protein translation is MHRVLAFDVENNSSVLRKNLNLLEERRIMAAIRQADAKQRMTKYYNKRVKHVQFKEGALVLRDNEASRQAKQGKLGPRWEGPYKIIRAHPNGSYTLAAPSGEEMQRTWNAMSLKKFYAYYCIFK